One stretch of Cololabis saira isolate AMF1-May2022 chromosome 15, fColSai1.1, whole genome shotgun sequence DNA includes these proteins:
- the bet1 gene encoding BET1 homolog, which produces MRRAGLGEGGPGNYVASGYSVYEEENEHLQEGLKAKVNALKSLSIDIGTEVKYQNKILEDMDTDFDSTGGLLGATIGRVKRLSRGSQTKLLCYMLLFCLFVFFVLYWFLKLR; this is translated from the exons ATGAGGCGCGCCGGTTTAG GTGAAGGAGGGCCTGGAAATTATGTAGCGAGTGGATACAGCGTTTATGAAGAGGAAAACGAGCACCTACAGGAAGGACTGAAAGCTAAAGTTAACGCCTTGAAAAGT CTGTCCATTGACATTGGAACTGAAGtcaaataccaaaacaaaattTTAGAGGATATG GACACAGACTTTGACTCGACGGGCGGACTGCTCGGAGCCACCATCGGCAGAGTCAAGCGGCTGTCCAGAGGCAGTCAGACCAAACTCCTGTGCTACATGCTGCTCTTCtgcttgtttgtcttttttgtccTGTATTGGTTCCTCAAGTTGAGGTGA